CTTGATTTTTTCAAGGGTTAAGCTAGGAAGGCTAGCCATTTTATCACGAATCTTGAAAAAGAGTTGAGCAGTCGCTTGAGCATCTGCGATAGCTGTATGGGCATCCTCTAAAGGAATATCCAAAGCCCTAGTCAATTCTCCCAAAGAATACTTTTCCATGCTAGGGAAAAAGACCTGGGCTAGCTCAACCGTATCAACCCTCGGTGGACGTAATTCAAAGCCTTCCATGAAGAGTTGTTCTGATAAAAGATTGGCATCAAACTTGACATTGTGCGCCACAAAAACACAGTCCTCAATCAGCTCATAAATCTCACGTGCCACCTGTGAAAAATCAGGAGCCTTTGCCAACTGCTGGTCTGTAATACCGGTTAATTGAACAATATGTTCCGATAGCGGTTCATGCGGATTAACATCGGTTTGATAAGTCTCAATAATCTTATCCCCCTGAATAATCACAATCCCCACTTGAATAATTTGCGCCATGATGGAAGCACCAGTAGCTTCCAAATCAATCACGGCATATTTCTGCTTGGACTTAGTCATAACAGTAAAATTATACCAAAAAAGAAGCTAGTAATGGAAACTAACTTCTTTTATTTCATCATTCAAGATTCACTTCTTAATCCCAGAGCCTCTACTGCCTCTAATGTTTTGAGATTGTGTACATCTGTGTAGCCCGCCGCTTTAAGGGCTGCTTCAGCTCGGTCAGCCCGTGGCCCTAACTTGCAGTGGAGATAGATTTTCTGATCTTTTGGTAAATCAAGCTGACCTGCCTCAATCTGATCTACAGGTAAATTTTGGGCACCTTTAATGTGCTTTTCAGCAAATTCATCTCTACCACGAACGTCAATTAAAAGGGCATTGCCTTTTACAATATCATCTTTAACGGTCATTCATTTCCCCTTTCTTTCTTATCATTGTAACAAATAGATCATCTCTTTTAAAATCCTAACTAACCATTAAATAAATAATTTTAAAACCCTTTTCAACTTGAAATGTGGTATAATCAATTTCAAGATAATTCTGAAAAAGAGGATATTATGGCAAAAAGAACCCGACTTAACAATTACTATCTGGAAATGGTGGAACATCATCTTCATGTGCCTTACTACGATGAAGAGCGGCGCATCCGTGTGCTTCTCCCTAAAGATTACCACAAAGAAGATTGGGCGTCTTATCCTGTTTTATACATGCACGATGGGCAAAATGTCTTCTATAGTAAAGAATCTTTTTCTGGCTACTCTTGGAAGGTTATTCCTACCATCAAATATCATAAAGAGCTACCTAAAATGATTATCGTAGGGATAGATAATGCTGGTGATAACCGTCTTAACGAATATGCACCTTGGATGACCGATGTTGGCACAACTCCTGAAACAGCTAGTGTTGGTGGAGACGGCATGGCTTATGGTGAGTGGGTGGTTAACACCGTTAAACCCTTTATTGATAAGACTTATCGTACCTTGACTGATCCTGAGCACACGCTCCTAGCTGGGTCCTCTATGGGAGGGATTATCACAGCCTATATGGGTGCAGCCTACCCTGACGTTTTTGGTAATCTCGGGGTTTTCTCACTAGCCTCTTGGTTCAGCGAACGAGATTTTTTACGGTTTTGTGACCATCATCCATTAGCCAAATCCAGCAGGGTTTATATCCAAGTTGGGACTCTTGAAGGGGATGAAGTTGATGAAACCTTCGCTTCTAACATGAACCAACGCTACATAGACTGTACGCTTCATTACTACCAATCGCTCCTTAAATCTGGAAGCAGCATGGACAATGTCAAACTCAAAATCATGGCTAATGAAATCCACCACGAAAAACACTGGGCCGACCACTTCCTAGAATTCTTACAATTCACTTTAAAAGATTAAGTATCATCATATTTGCCACTTCCTTAACAATTTGTTAAGGAAGTTTTTTGAGCATTGACCACTGAAAAAACCGCCCTAAGTTTAATCTTTGGACGGTCTTTCTAATCTCATTAAGCATTGACTTGATTGATGATTTTTCCGTCGTGAAGATAGGAAATGATATTTTGAGCTGTTTCACGAGATAGTTTAATACGAGCATCCCAAGTGGCTGAACCAGAATGCGGAGTCATGACTACATTATCTAGTTTGATTAAGTCTGGGTGTGATCGTCCTTCTACCTCATAAACGTCTAGGCCTGCACCGGCTAATTGACCAGATTTAAGGGCAGTAATCATGGCTTCCTCATCAACTAAGGCACCACGAGCGGTATTAACTAAAAAGGCACCTTCTTTCATCTTGCTAAAGACTTCTTCATCAAAGAGACCTTTTGTGTCAGCTGTTGCTGGCGCGTGCAAACTGATAACATCTGCTTCTCTGACTAAATCATCGAAATCACGGTAGGACACCTGTAGTTCCTCTTCCTGATCCTTTGCTAAGGGATGACGTTTGTTGTAAATCACAGTAGCACCAAAAACCTGAACCATTTTAGCCACTTCTTGACCGATGCGACCAAACCCAAAAATACCGACGGTTTTACCGTTTAATCCCTGACTAAGGCCACTCGGTAAAGTGGTGTTAACCCATTCCCCATCACGGAGACGACGATCTAGAAAGGCAACATGACGCATGATTGATAGCATCAAGGTCACAGCCAATTCTGCTGTCGGTATCATGACGGCTTCAGGTGAATTAGATACCACTATACCCTTTTCTTCAGCATAGTCAATATCAATATGATCAAATCCAACACTGTGTGTTGAAATGATTTTGAGATTTTCACCTGCATCAATCATCTCCTTATCAACTGGTAATTGAGTCGTATAAAGGGCATCATAATCTGCTAAATGTTCTAAAAGCCAGTCTCTCGTATTTTCTAAAGGTGCTTGATCAACTTGAAAAACCTCTTTTAACTCAGACAAACCTTCTTCTAAGGGTTGTCCTAAAATCAGAACTTTTGCTTTTTCCATGTCAAAACCTCACTTTCTCCTCATTATTGTATCAAAATAAAAAGGGCTTCCAAAATGGAAACCCTCATTTTTCAGTTAACCCTAGCCCAGGCGACCTTCTTCTTCTAGTTTACCCATAAAGAATGGCATTTGCTTGCGCCACCATTCCCAATCATGGGCAACATCATGACCCCAATAATCAAACCAAGCTGGAAGCTCTTTTGTAGTAAAAACTTCTTCTAACCGTTTCGTATCATAGACATGAGGCTCTTCCCAAGCCCCCTGACCAACAGCAACAATCATACGATTGTTACGGTAGCGATCCAAAAACCAAGGATCATTTTGCTGCCATAAGTAGTCCAGTGGCGAATTAAAATAAATCGCCTGATCATCACCGAATTCACCAGTGAAGAATCGCGCATCATAGACACCAGACAGGGCAACAGATACATCAAATAAATCAGGGTGTTTCAAAGCAAAATTAACCGTATGGAAGCCACCCATAGAGCATCCCGTTGCTACCAGGCCACCTTGCCAGCCAGTTTCATGGCGAATTAGTGGTACTAGTTCATTAACAATATAGCGATCATAGGCATCGTGAGCAAGTGCCATATCGTGACCAGACTTACCTAGGTTCAACCATGATTCTGAATCATAAGAATCAGGCGTAAAAAACTGAACCAAGCCACGATCAATCCAAGGTTGACAAGCTTCAATCATACCAAAATCAGCATACTCATCATGGCTACCACCAGATGATGGAAAGACGACAACTGGCTTTCCAGCATGCCCATAAACATTAAAAGACATTTCGCGACCAAGTTCCCCTGACCACTGACTACGACGTTCAAATTTCATATAACAACTTTCTAATTTGTGGATAAGAGTGGGACAAAAATCGGTCATTCGCCAGAATTCGATTCCCCCTCACCTCCCTAATTTTTCAGATCCACCTCCGCACAGCTCAAACAGTCACTTCCTGACTGTTTGAGGTTGGAAATAAGGGAAGCCAAGGCTTATCTCGTTCGTTAGGGCTGTATAAGCTGATGACATCAGTAAATTAGAGCCCACCACTGCGTCTTGCTTGACTATCTAGAATGAATTGAGAGATTGGGCTTTTGTCCCAGCCTCCTAAATAACAAAGCGTTCTCGCAACAAAGAACTTCCATTTCCCGAGGAATCCTAAACCTTTTCTTGAGCATAACGGATCAAATCTCGCATGGTTTCGCGCTCAGGACAACGCCCAATAATACCGTCCTGACCCATAATCTCTGAAAAGATTCCTGGCACCGATACTATAGATACCAAATGTTGACCAAAGTATTGTCGAATATCCTCTAAACTGTGACGATATTCCTTATCCCCTCGACGGGAGATGTAAAAAACATGATAAGGACGTTTGCTTTCGGATTTAAAGTGATTTTCCTTGACCACATTGGCGTATTCTTTGAAAATATCGAAATCGTTGGCGTAGTTCCACATATCAATAGTCATCCCACCTGGTGGGCGGCAGTTCACTTCAAGTGGAATAATCTCGCCTGTTTCCTTGATACGGAAAAATTCAAAATGGAAAAAGCGCTCTTTGATATTAAAAGCTGAAACACACTTTTCTCCCAGAGTAACCAACTCAGGATTAATCTCTCTTGGTAAGAAATAATACATGTCCGTACCATTAGCAACCGTATCTAAAACAGCCTCTGAATGTTCTAAACTAGAATAGAAAACAATCTTACCATCATGATCAGCTAAACCATCAAAGGTGATAATATCTCCATCCATAAACTCTTCCATGATGTAATCCACCTGAGAAGAGCGATTGGCCAAGAAATGATCCAATTCATCACTTGTCTTTAATTTATAAGTATCAGAAGCCCCGACACCCGAATTTGGCTTAACGATAATAGGAAATCCTAGTTTTTTAGCTAACTTCTTAGCTTCCTTGTCCGTTTTAAAGGTATCCCCTGCCGCTACTTTCAGACCTTGATTACGAAAAACTTCTTTCATTTGACGTTTGGTTTTTATAGCCAACATGTCTTCGTTCTTAAAGCCAAAAACGTTAAAATCAGTACGTAATTTAGCATCCAGTTCCAACCAAAATTCATTATGCGATTCAACACGATCAATACGACCGTATTTATGGGCAAAATAAGCAACTGCTCGATAAACTTGGTCATAGTCTTGCATATCATCCACACGATAATACTCGGTCAGATGTTGTCGAAGACCTTCCGACAATTGATCATAAGGCACATCAGCGATTCCTAAAGTGTTCATTCCACTTTCATATAAACGATGGGCAAAGGTTTCAAAATTCGTCGGAAAATGCGGTGAAATCATTACAAAATTCAATTTATCTGTCATAATAACTCCTCTTAAACGGTATTAGAGTTATTTTAGCATAGTCATATCGAAAAATCCATATAGTTTTCAGAAAATAAAGAAAATAGAGAAAACAACAAAAATAATAGTCGAAAATACCCTTCAACTTATTTTTTTGATACACTAAGACTATGAAAACACATAAAATTTATAATACCGTAGCCGGCGAAAACACCTATTTATTAGAATCCGAAACAGGACTCCTGGTCATTGACCCAGGCAGTGACTGGTCAAAAATTGAAAAGCGTATCAAAGATCTAGACAAACCTGTCCTTGCCATTCTCTTGACCCATACCCACTATGACCATATCTTGAGCGTCGAAGCTGTCCGCAAACACTTCAATCAGCCCCCACTTTATGTTTCTGAAAAAGAAGCTTCTTGGTTGCAATCTCCGGTGGACAACCTATCAGGTCTCCCACGACATGACGATATGGATGACGTCATTGTAGCGCCAGCTGAGCATATCTTTGAGCTCCGTAAACACTATGTTATCGGCGATTTCAACTATACAGTTGTGCCAACTCCGGGACATTCTTGGGGCAGTGTTTCCTTCATTTTCACTGAAGAGGAAGTTATTTTTTCTGGTGATGCCCTCTTTAAAGAAACCATTGGACGAACCGATCTGCCGACAGGAAATTTTGATGACCTCATTTCAGGCATTCGTCAAGAACTTTTCACCCAGCCAAATCATTTTACCGTTCATCCAGGTCATGGCCAAAGCACAACCATCGCCCACGAAAAAAACGTTAACCCCTACTTTCAATGAGACCCTTTAAGAAAATTCTCCTAAGCTTATCCCTACTAATCTTGATAGCTATATCTGATCTCTTGATTGTGGTCAAAACTAAAACTTATCAGGCTAGCGCTAATGCTGAGAACATTCCCCAAGAGTCTAAGTCGCTTGACCACAGTCTTTACTTCAAGACAGAAGGGAACAATGATTTTCTATCAGAAGGCACACTAGTTGAGGAAGAAGCCTATGCATCCTTGGCTGTTTCTTTAAGTCAAAAAGCCAAAAGTCGCTTAACTAACAATACCACTTATGTAACAATCTAAGGTGGCAGTCATGCTGGATTTGGAGATTATGGCAGACAGGCTAAAGACGGCTAATCAAGCATGTCCAAAACCCAACAACGCCAAGAATTAGTTCAGATGATTAACAACTTTATCAAAACACACGAAAACGACACCCATTAAGGTGCCGTTTTTTAGTGAGCTCGGAGGAAGATTACAACAATGGAAATACCAATGTGACTTTCGCTCCATCTTTAGCAAGATTATTTTCTAATATTAATTCGCCGCTATGGAATGTCATAATCTGAAACGCTATGTATAACCCTAAACCGTAGTTATCCGATGAATGCCTACTTTTATCACCACGATAAAATTGTTGTACCCCATGTGCCAAATCTTCTAAAGAAAATCCCGAACCCTGATCAATTACAGATAGGTACAATTTATTTGTAGCAGTTTCTATCATTATTTCAATAGGAGCATTATCTGGAGAATATTGAATGGCATTATTTAACAGATTTTGAAAAGCTCTTTCAAAAAGCACTAAATTAATCAATAGAATATTATTGCCAACATCAATATCTTCTTTCAATAACCTTTCGTTAATTTCTACTATCTCACTTGCGATAAGCCTTACTCTTTCAATAAAATCTGTCATTGAGACTTTTTCTAGTGAAAAATCCAACTCTTTAATGGATTGATTTACCGTCATTAAAGTTTTGGTATATTCTGAAATACGGTTCATGTTTTTAATAATAAAAGAAACATACTCTGACTGCTCTTCGGTTAAATCAGTTTCACTTAATAATTCAGCATTACCTTTCACAATAGCTGTAGGCGTTTTGAGGTCATGTGTTAATGCTGATATTTGATTTCTTTTTTCCTCCTCTTGAAGCCAATTTTCTTTTAACGATAGACTCAAAGCCCGTTTCATGTTGTCAATACTATTCAAAACATCATTAAACTCTCTAATTTTTGAAAAACTAATCTCAATATCAAGATTTTGTTGAGCTATTTTCTGTGATGCTTCCATCATAGGGATTAATTGCTTTGTCATGTACTTAGCCCAGAAAAGAGTGACTAAAAAAGTGCTGATAAAACAGAAAACGATTAGTAAACTGGCAAATAAAAAGTTAATTTTAGGAAAATAATCATTCATCCAATTAATTGAATAATGCGGCTCAAGTTGATAATTGATAATAATGTAACCATCAGGTCTCTTATATTCTATAAATGATGATTTGGGCGTTGAGATTTCTTCTCTATTGTGAAAATGGATTGCCTTAATTTCATTTTCTTTAGTCATATTAGACTGAAGAATTTCACCGTCTAAATTCAGATAAATATAGCTTGCTTTATCAGGAATTAAACTATCATCAAATTTCTTTTGGTGTAAAATTGCTGTTTTATTGTCTATTATTTGATTTTCCGTTTCATTTGCAGGAATGATTAATCCCGTTTGATAAAAAGTAATAAAGCTAAGTAATGAAACTCCTATAGCTATGACTAAGCCGATCCCAACACTCCCTAAATATTTGAGAAAAATGACTTTCAGAGTTTGTCCTTTTTTATTTAATGCCATTTATAACCAATTCCCCAAACTGTCTCAATAGGATATTCTTCGTATTTTTGAAATTTAGCTCTTATATTTTTAATATGTTCCGAAATAGTAGAAGAATTACCGGTACTATCAAATCCAAAAATAGTTTCATAGATTTGTTCTCTAGAAAAAACCTGACCTTTTCGTCTAGCTAACAATTCTAAAATACGATACTCAGCCTTTGTTAGTTTGATTTTTTCATTATTCACAAATACTTCATTAGAAGATAAATTAAAGTGAATTCTACCTAAGTTTAAATTCAAATGTTTTTCTCTTTTCTCCCTTCGTAGATGTGCTTCAACTCTTGCCAATAATTCATGGACACCAAATGGCTTTGTGATATAATCATCTCCTCCATTTAATAGCCCTTCTACAATATCCTCTTCCATTGTCTTAGCTGTTAAAAAGAGGATAGGGCAGTCCACTTTGCTACGGATTTTTTTACAAAGACTAAAACCATCAATCCCTGGCATCATAACATCAAGTAAAATTAAATCAAATTTGGTCAAAGTATCGGTATTTAGGTCTAAAGGATTTTGCAAGATTTCAACAAGATGATTATTCTTTTTTAAAATATTTTTCACAAGAACCAATAAATCGTATTCATCATCAACAACTAAAATATTTGCCACTAAAACTCCTCCTAAAGCGCTATCAATTTATTATACTACATTTTCTATTTGACTCATCAATCAATAAAAGGATTTCCATCCCAATAATTAACCCATTTTACTGATCCCCAAAAAATAATCAGAGTCAAAGGAAGAGACACATAAAGCCAAGTATTTAATTCTCTATATAAATAAGTTTGATCACTAAAATTGGTGCCGACAATATAAGTAGCAGCTAATCTTGATGACCAAGTACATGGCAAAAAATACCAAATGTCATCACCAATAGCGGTCATTGAAAGTAAAGCAAGCAATGTCTCTACAAACCCTAGTCCAATTGAGACTCCGCTCCCGAAGTTCACCGATACCAATAGATGAATCATATAAATTGTTGTGGCTCCACCGGTAAGACATAACACTTCAATGAGACAGTTTATTGGAGACTGATGTCCAAAAAGCAAAGAAAAGACTGTAATGGAAAGACTGACAGAGATTAATAAATTAACCAATAACACTATTAATTTTCCGATATAAGGTTTACTCCGAGATTTTGTAGTAGATAGGATGACTTGAAATCGACCTGCATTTGCTTCCATATCTATAACTTTAGATGTTATAACGCCACAAATGATTGGAAGAACTACTCCAAGAAGGACTAAATAATTTTCTATGATAACGTCATTACCAAAATTTTTTAAACTCGTAAACTGGCTTGCCACATAGAAAATCAGAGCATATAAAATTGGTAAAAATATATGAGCTTCTAAAATCCAGGTATGCTTTAATTTTAAAAATTCTGACTTTACTATATTCATCATGATGTCACCTCCTGCTTTGAAAACCAATTTGCAGTTGAAATTGTCAATATATAAAACAGACATATTGATAAGAGACAAGGTAGCCATAATGACGTACTGGTAATCATTGGGTTTGATAGGTCTGTTGGAACACCATTTGGAAGAATATGTAAAACTGGTACCATCAGCCTAAGTCCCCAAGAATAAGGACAATACAGCCACATAGAAGTATCAGACACTAAAATTCCTAGCCCTAAACCTATGATAGCATTTCCAACAATACTAACGACAAGACCAAATTTTTTAGCTAAAAAGAAGCACCATGGTATCTGCCAAAGGTTTGTTAAAAGTAACAGTAAACTTGCAAAAAATAAAGTTACAATGCTATAGTCAGGAGACAATTCTCTTCCAACAAACCATTGAAAAATTAAGACATATAGTAAATGACATAGTGTTGCAAGACCCATATAAGTAAAAGTTATTACAATTTTTGCCACCCAAACTTTTTTTAAATTAACATTCAAAGGGAAAATGGCTCTGTAATTGAGTTTTTTATCTTCTTTTCTGTGCATCAAAGCAGGTATTAAAGCAAACGTCGCGGGCATTAAAATGACATACCACCAATTGTATGCATTAACTGTAAAATAAAAAGGCATTAATACAAAGGCATGTAGAACAGCAATGATAGGAGCAATTAAAGGTAATTTTATCAAAAAAGTACGTTTATTCTTTAAATTTTCAGCATGAATATAGCGCTTCATTAATTTACACCTCACTCTCATTAGCGATAACAGTCATAAAGAGCTCTTCTAAATTGCTGTCATGATGGATACGATCTTGATATTTTAATTCTCCCTCATGAATAATCCCTATATGTTCGGCAATATGTTCTACTTCTGCTAAGATGTGACTAGATAAGATGACTGTTATCCCTTTTTTAGGAAAACTCCTTATTAAATCACGTAATTCTTGAATACCAAGCGGATCTAGTCCGTTTGTAGGTTCATCTAATATCAGTAATTTAGGATGGTTTAACAAGGCTATAGCTATACCTAATCTTTGTTTCATTCCTAAAGA
The sequence above is drawn from the Streptococcus pluranimalium genome and encodes:
- a CDS encoding rhodanese-like domain-containing protein, translating into MTVKDDIVKGNALLIDVRGRDEFAEKHIKGAQNLPVDQIEAGQLDLPKDQKIYLHCKLGPRADRAEAALKAAGYTDVHNLKTLEAVEALGLRSES
- a CDS encoding alpha/beta hydrolase, whose protein sequence is MAKRTRLNNYYLEMVEHHLHVPYYDEERRIRVLLPKDYHKEDWASYPVLYMHDGQNVFYSKESFSGYSWKVIPTIKYHKELPKMIIVGIDNAGDNRLNEYAPWMTDVGTTPETASVGGDGMAYGEWVVNTVKPFIDKTYRTLTDPEHTLLAGSSMGGIITAYMGAAYPDVFGNLGVFSLASWFSERDFLRFCDHHPLAKSSRVYIQVGTLEGDEVDETFASNMNQRYIDCTLHYYQSLLKSGSSMDNVKLKIMANEIHHEKHWADHFLEFLQFTLKD
- a CDS encoding NAD(P)-dependent oxidoreductase translates to MEKAKVLILGQPLEEGLSELKEVFQVDQAPLENTRDWLLEHLADYDALYTTQLPVDKEMIDAGENLKIISTHSVGFDHIDIDYAEEKGIVVSNSPEAVMIPTAELAVTLMLSIMRHVAFLDRRLRDGEWVNTTLPSGLSQGLNGKTVGIFGFGRIGQEVAKMVQVFGATVIYNKRHPLAKDQEEELQVSYRDFDDLVREADVISLHAPATADTKGLFDEEVFSKMKEGAFLVNTARGALVDEEAMITALKSGQLAGAGLDVYEVEGRSHPDLIKLDNVVMTPHSGSATWDARIKLSRETAQNIISYLHDGKIINQVNA
- a CDS encoding esterase family protein encodes the protein MKFERRSQWSGELGREMSFNVYGHAGKPVVVFPSSGGSHDEYADFGMIEACQPWIDRGLVQFFTPDSYDSESWLNLGKSGHDMALAHDAYDRYIVNELVPLIRHETGWQGGLVATGCSMGGFHTVNFALKHPDLFDVSVALSGVYDARFFTGEFGDDQAIYFNSPLDYLWQQNDPWFLDRYRNNRMIVAVGQGAWEEPHVYDTKRLEEVFTTKELPAWFDYWGHDVAHDWEWWRKQMPFFMGKLEEEGRLG
- a CDS encoding ATP-grasp domain-containing protein gives rise to the protein MTDKLNFVMISPHFPTNFETFAHRLYESGMNTLGIADVPYDQLSEGLRQHLTEYYRVDDMQDYDQVYRAVAYFAHKYGRIDRVESHNEFWLELDAKLRTDFNVFGFKNEDMLAIKTKRQMKEVFRNQGLKVAAGDTFKTDKEAKKLAKKLGFPIIVKPNSGVGASDTYKLKTSDELDHFLANRSSQVDYIMEEFMDGDIITFDGLADHDGKIVFYSSLEHSEAVLDTVANGTDMYYFLPREINPELVTLGEKCVSAFNIKERFFHFEFFRIKETGEIIPLEVNCRPPGGMTIDMWNYANDFDIFKEYANVVKENHFKSESKRPYHVFYISRRGDKEYRHSLEDIRQYFGQHLVSIVSVPGIFSEIMGQDGIIGRCPERETMRDLIRYAQEKV
- a CDS encoding MBL fold metallo-hydrolase: MKTHKIYNTVAGENTYLLESETGLLVIDPGSDWSKIEKRIKDLDKPVLAILLTHTHYDHILSVEAVRKHFNQPPLYVSEKEASWLQSPVDNLSGLPRHDDMDDVIVAPAEHIFELRKHYVIGDFNYTVVPTPGHSWGSVSFIFTEEEVIFSGDALFKETIGRTDLPTGNFDDLISGIRQELFTQPNHFTVHPGHGQSTTIAHEKNVNPYFQ
- a CDS encoding sensor histidine kinase → MALNKKGQTLKVIFLKYLGSVGIGLVIAIGVSLLSFITFYQTGLIIPANETENQIIDNKTAILHQKKFDDSLIPDKASYIYLNLDGEILQSNMTKENEIKAIHFHNREEISTPKSSFIEYKRPDGYIIINYQLEPHYSINWMNDYFPKINFLFASLLIVFCFISTFLVTLFWAKYMTKQLIPMMEASQKIAQQNLDIEISFSKIREFNDVLNSIDNMKRALSLSLKENWLQEEEKRNQISALTHDLKTPTAIVKGNAELLSETDLTEEQSEYVSFIIKNMNRISEYTKTLMTVNQSIKELDFSLEKVSMTDFIERVRLIASEIVEINERLLKEDIDVGNNILLINLVLFERAFQNLLNNAIQYSPDNAPIEIMIETATNKLYLSVIDQGSGFSLEDLAHGVQQFYRGDKSRHSSDNYGLGLYIAFQIMTFHSGELILENNLAKDGAKVTLVFPLL
- a CDS encoding response regulator transcription factor, translating into MANILVVDDEYDLLVLVKNILKKNNHLVEILQNPLDLNTDTLTKFDLILLDVMMPGIDGFSLCKKIRSKVDCPILFLTAKTMEEDIVEGLLNGGDDYITKPFGVHELLARVEAHLRREKREKHLNLNLGRIHFNLSSNEVFVNNEKIKLTKAEYRILELLARRKGQVFSREQIYETIFGFDSTGNSSTISEHIKNIRAKFQKYEEYPIETVWGIGYKWH
- a CDS encoding lantibiotic immunity ABC transporter MutG family permease subunit, with protein sequence MMNIVKSEFLKLKHTWILEAHIFLPILYALIFYVASQFTSLKNFGNDVIIENYLVLLGVVLPIICGVITSKVIDMEANAGRFQVILSTTKSRSKPYIGKLIVLLVNLLISVSLSITVFSLLFGHQSPINCLIEVLCLTGGATTIYMIHLLVSVNFGSGVSIGLGFVETLLALLSMTAIGDDIWYFLPCTWSSRLAATYIVGTNFSDQTYLYRELNTWLYVSLPLTLIIFWGSVKWVNYWDGNPFID
- a CDS encoding lantibiotic immunity ABC transporter MutE/EpiE family permease subunit, which gives rise to MKRYIHAENLKNKRTFLIKLPLIAPIIAVLHAFVLMPFYFTVNAYNWWYVILMPATFALIPALMHRKEDKKLNYRAIFPLNVNLKKVWVAKIVITFTYMGLATLCHLLYVLIFQWFVGRELSPDYSIVTLFFASLLLLLTNLWQIPWCFFLAKKFGLVVSIVGNAIIGLGLGILVSDTSMWLYCPYSWGLRLMVPVLHILPNGVPTDLSNPMITSTSLWLPCLLSICLFYILTISTANWFSKQEVTS